One window of the Bos indicus x Bos taurus breed Angus x Brahman F1 hybrid chromosome 8, Bos_hybrid_MaternalHap_v2.0, whole genome shotgun sequence genome contains the following:
- the GALNT12 gene encoding polypeptide N-acetylgalactosaminyltransferase 12 isoform X3 — translation MLGRAARRRCPRGLRRGREALLALLALLALAGLASVLRARRGAGAAEPGLRRTQRSGRRDPVLPRPPVPEDALGAHGEAVRLQLQGEELRLQEESVRLHQINIYLSDRISLHRRLPERWNPLCKEKKYNYDELPTTSVVIAFYNEAWSTLLRTVYSVLETSPDTLLEEVILVDDYSDREHLKERLATELAGLPKVRLIRANKREGLVRARLLGASVANGDVLTFLDCHCECHEGWLEPLLQRIHEKESAVVCPVIDVIDWNTFEYLGNAGEPQIGGFDWRLVFTWHTVPEKERIRMRSPIDVIRSPTMAGGLFAVSKKYFEYLGSYDIGMEVWGGENLEFSFRIWQCGGTLEIHPCSHVGHVFPRQAPYSRNKALANSVRAAEVWMDEFKELYYHRNPQARLEPFGDVTERRQLRARLGCKDFKWFLNTVYPELHVPEDRPGFFGMLQNKGLRDYCFDYNPPNEHEITGHQVILYRCHGMGQNQIALFAHQRLTGACWLLHF, via the exons ATGTTGGGGCGTGCGGCGCGGAGACGCTGCCCGCGAGGGCTGCGGCGCGGCCGGGAGGCGCTGCTGGCACTGTTGGCGTTGCTAGCACTGGCCGGGCTGGCCTCGGTGCTGCGGGCGCGGCGCGGGGCCGGGGCGGCCGAGCCTGGACTCCGACGCACCCAGCGCTCCGGGCGGCGCGACCCGGTGCTGCCGCGGCCGCCGGTGCCCGAGGACGCTCTGGGCGCCCACGGCGAGGCAGTGCGGCTGCAGTTGCAGGGCGAGGAGCTGCGGCTGCAGGAGGAGAGCGTGCGGCTACACCAGATCAACATCTACCTCAGCGACCGCATCTCGCTGCACCGCCGCCTGCCCGAGCGCTGGAACCCTCT gtgcaaagagaagaaatataatTACGATGAATTGCCCACAACATCTGTCGTCATAGCGTTTTATAATGAAGCCTGGTCAACTCTCCTTCGGACGGTTTACAGTGTCCTCGAGACATCCCCAGACACCCTGCTAGAAGAAGTTATCCTTGTAGATGACTACAGTGATCGAG AACACCTGAAGGAGCGCCTGGCCACTGAGCTGGCGGGGTTGCCCAAGGTCCGCCTGATCCGCGCCAACAAGAGGGAGGGCCTGGTGCGAGCACGGCTGCTAGGGGCCTCCGTGGCCAATGGCGACGTGCTGACCTTTCTGGACTGCCACTGCGAGTGCCATGAGGGGTGGCTGGAGCCACTGCTGCAGAG GATCCATGAAAAGGAGTCAGCGGTGGTGTGCCCTGTGATTGATGTCATTGACTGGAACACCTTCGAGTACCTGGGGAATGCTGGGGAGCCCCAGATCGGCGGTTTTGACTGGCGGCTGGTGTTCACGTGGCACACGGTTCCCGAAAAGGAGAGGATCCGCATGCGGTCCCCCATCGATGTCATCAG ATCTCCAACGATGGCTGGTGGGCTGTTTGCTGTGAGTAAGAAATACTTTGAATACCTGGGGTCTTATGATATAGGAATGGAAGTTTGGGGTGGAGAAAACCTCGAATTCTCCTTTCGG ATCTGGCAGTGCGGGGGGACCCTGGAGATACACCCGTGTTCGCACGTTGGCCACGTTTTCCCCAGGCAAGCTCCCTACTCCCGCAATAAGGCCCTGGCCAACAGTGTCCGCGCAGCTGAAGTGTGGATGGATGAATTTAAAGAGCTCTACTACCATCGCAATCCCCAGGCCCGCCTG GAGCCTTTTGGGGACGTGACAGAGAGGAGACAGCTCCGTGCAAGGCTTGGGTGTAAGGACTTCAAGTGGTTCTTGAATACCGTGTATCCAGAGCTGCACGTGCCCGAGGACAGGCCTGGCTTCTTTGGGATG CtccagaacaaaggactgagagaTTACTGCTTTGACTACAATCCTCCCAATGAGCACGAGATCACAGGACACCAGGTCATTCTGTACCGCTGTCACGGGATGGGTCAGAACCAG ATTGCCCTCTTTGCACATCAGAGGCTGACTGGTGCatgttggctactccatttctag
- the GALNT12 gene encoding polypeptide N-acetylgalactosaminyltransferase 12 isoform X1 — MLGRAARRRCPRGLRRGREALLALLALLALAGLASVLRARRGAGAAEPGLRRTQRSGRRDPVLPRPPVPEDALGAHGEAVRLQLQGEELRLQEESVRLHQINIYLSDRISLHRRLPERWNPLCKEKKYNYDELPTTSVVIAFYNEAWSTLLRTVYSVLETSPDTLLEEVILVDDYSDREHLKERLATELAGLPKVRLIRANKREGLVRARLLGASVANGDVLTFLDCHCECHEGWLEPLLQRIHEKESAVVCPVIDVIDWNTFEYLGNAGEPQIGGFDWRLVFTWHTVPEKERIRMRSPIDVIRSPTMAGGLFAVSKKYFEYLGSYDIGMEVWGGENLEFSFRIWQCGGTLEIHPCSHVGHVFPRQAPYSRNKALANSVRAAEVWMDEFKELYYHRNPQARLEPFGDVTERRQLRARLGCKDFKWFLNTVYPELHVPEDRPGFFGMLQNKGLRDYCFDYNPPNEHEITGHQVILYRCHGMGQNQFFEYTSQNEIRYNTHQPEGCVAVVEGTDVLIMHLCENTTPEDQKFILQEDGSLFHVPSKKCVQAERKDLSDSFVPLLRDCTNSDHQKWFFREHIV, encoded by the exons ATGTTGGGGCGTGCGGCGCGGAGACGCTGCCCGCGAGGGCTGCGGCGCGGCCGGGAGGCGCTGCTGGCACTGTTGGCGTTGCTAGCACTGGCCGGGCTGGCCTCGGTGCTGCGGGCGCGGCGCGGGGCCGGGGCGGCCGAGCCTGGACTCCGACGCACCCAGCGCTCCGGGCGGCGCGACCCGGTGCTGCCGCGGCCGCCGGTGCCCGAGGACGCTCTGGGCGCCCACGGCGAGGCAGTGCGGCTGCAGTTGCAGGGCGAGGAGCTGCGGCTGCAGGAGGAGAGCGTGCGGCTACACCAGATCAACATCTACCTCAGCGACCGCATCTCGCTGCACCGCCGCCTGCCCGAGCGCTGGAACCCTCT gtgcaaagagaagaaatataatTACGATGAATTGCCCACAACATCTGTCGTCATAGCGTTTTATAATGAAGCCTGGTCAACTCTCCTTCGGACGGTTTACAGTGTCCTCGAGACATCCCCAGACACCCTGCTAGAAGAAGTTATCCTTGTAGATGACTACAGTGATCGAG AACACCTGAAGGAGCGCCTGGCCACTGAGCTGGCGGGGTTGCCCAAGGTCCGCCTGATCCGCGCCAACAAGAGGGAGGGCCTGGTGCGAGCACGGCTGCTAGGGGCCTCCGTGGCCAATGGCGACGTGCTGACCTTTCTGGACTGCCACTGCGAGTGCCATGAGGGGTGGCTGGAGCCACTGCTGCAGAG GATCCATGAAAAGGAGTCAGCGGTGGTGTGCCCTGTGATTGATGTCATTGACTGGAACACCTTCGAGTACCTGGGGAATGCTGGGGAGCCCCAGATCGGCGGTTTTGACTGGCGGCTGGTGTTCACGTGGCACACGGTTCCCGAAAAGGAGAGGATCCGCATGCGGTCCCCCATCGATGTCATCAG ATCTCCAACGATGGCTGGTGGGCTGTTTGCTGTGAGTAAGAAATACTTTGAATACCTGGGGTCTTATGATATAGGAATGGAAGTTTGGGGTGGAGAAAACCTCGAATTCTCCTTTCGG ATCTGGCAGTGCGGGGGGACCCTGGAGATACACCCGTGTTCGCACGTTGGCCACGTTTTCCCCAGGCAAGCTCCCTACTCCCGCAATAAGGCCCTGGCCAACAGTGTCCGCGCAGCTGAAGTGTGGATGGATGAATTTAAAGAGCTCTACTACCATCGCAATCCCCAGGCCCGCCTG GAGCCTTTTGGGGACGTGACAGAGAGGAGACAGCTCCGTGCAAGGCTTGGGTGTAAGGACTTCAAGTGGTTCTTGAATACCGTGTATCCAGAGCTGCACGTGCCCGAGGACAGGCCTGGCTTCTTTGGGATG CtccagaacaaaggactgagagaTTACTGCTTTGACTACAATCCTCCCAATGAGCACGAGATCACAGGACACCAGGTCATTCTGTACCGCTGTCACGGGATGGGTCAGAACCAG TTTTTCGAATACACATCCCAGAATGAAATACGCTACAACACCCACCAGCCAGAAGGCTGCGTGGCAGTGGTGGAAGGAACAGACGTCCTCATCATGCATCTGTGTGAGAACACCACCCCAGAGGACCAGAAGTTCATCCTTCAGGAG GATGGTTCTCTATTTCATGTACCGTCCAAGAAATGTGTTCAGGCTGAGAGGAAGGACTTGAGTGACAGTTTCGTACCACTCTTACGAGACTGTACCAACTCGGATCATCAGAAATGGTTCTTCAGGGAACACATTGTGTGA
- the GALNT12 gene encoding polypeptide N-acetylgalactosaminyltransferase 12 isoform X2: MLGRAARRRCPRGLRRGREALLALLALLALAGLASVLRARRGAGAAEPGLRRTQRSGRRDPVLPRPPVPEDALGAHGEAVRLQLQGEELRLQEESVRLHQINIYLSDRISLHRRLPERWNPLCKEKKYNYDELPTTSVVIAFYNEAWSTLLRTVYSVLETSPDTLLEEVILVDDYSDREHLKERLATELAGLPKVRLIRANKREGLVRARLLGASVANGDVLTFLDCHCECHEGWLEPLLQRSPTMAGGLFAVSKKYFEYLGSYDIGMEVWGGENLEFSFRIWQCGGTLEIHPCSHVGHVFPRQAPYSRNKALANSVRAAEVWMDEFKELYYHRNPQARLEPFGDVTERRQLRARLGCKDFKWFLNTVYPELHVPEDRPGFFGMLQNKGLRDYCFDYNPPNEHEITGHQVILYRCHGMGQNQFFEYTSQNEIRYNTHQPEGCVAVVEGTDVLIMHLCENTTPEDQKFILQEDGSLFHVPSKKCVQAERKDLSDSFVPLLRDCTNSDHQKWFFREHIV, from the exons ATGTTGGGGCGTGCGGCGCGGAGACGCTGCCCGCGAGGGCTGCGGCGCGGCCGGGAGGCGCTGCTGGCACTGTTGGCGTTGCTAGCACTGGCCGGGCTGGCCTCGGTGCTGCGGGCGCGGCGCGGGGCCGGGGCGGCCGAGCCTGGACTCCGACGCACCCAGCGCTCCGGGCGGCGCGACCCGGTGCTGCCGCGGCCGCCGGTGCCCGAGGACGCTCTGGGCGCCCACGGCGAGGCAGTGCGGCTGCAGTTGCAGGGCGAGGAGCTGCGGCTGCAGGAGGAGAGCGTGCGGCTACACCAGATCAACATCTACCTCAGCGACCGCATCTCGCTGCACCGCCGCCTGCCCGAGCGCTGGAACCCTCT gtgcaaagagaagaaatataatTACGATGAATTGCCCACAACATCTGTCGTCATAGCGTTTTATAATGAAGCCTGGTCAACTCTCCTTCGGACGGTTTACAGTGTCCTCGAGACATCCCCAGACACCCTGCTAGAAGAAGTTATCCTTGTAGATGACTACAGTGATCGAG AACACCTGAAGGAGCGCCTGGCCACTGAGCTGGCGGGGTTGCCCAAGGTCCGCCTGATCCGCGCCAACAAGAGGGAGGGCCTGGTGCGAGCACGGCTGCTAGGGGCCTCCGTGGCCAATGGCGACGTGCTGACCTTTCTGGACTGCCACTGCGAGTGCCATGAGGGGTGGCTGGAGCCACTGCTGCAGAG ATCTCCAACGATGGCTGGTGGGCTGTTTGCTGTGAGTAAGAAATACTTTGAATACCTGGGGTCTTATGATATAGGAATGGAAGTTTGGGGTGGAGAAAACCTCGAATTCTCCTTTCGG ATCTGGCAGTGCGGGGGGACCCTGGAGATACACCCGTGTTCGCACGTTGGCCACGTTTTCCCCAGGCAAGCTCCCTACTCCCGCAATAAGGCCCTGGCCAACAGTGTCCGCGCAGCTGAAGTGTGGATGGATGAATTTAAAGAGCTCTACTACCATCGCAATCCCCAGGCCCGCCTG GAGCCTTTTGGGGACGTGACAGAGAGGAGACAGCTCCGTGCAAGGCTTGGGTGTAAGGACTTCAAGTGGTTCTTGAATACCGTGTATCCAGAGCTGCACGTGCCCGAGGACAGGCCTGGCTTCTTTGGGATG CtccagaacaaaggactgagagaTTACTGCTTTGACTACAATCCTCCCAATGAGCACGAGATCACAGGACACCAGGTCATTCTGTACCGCTGTCACGGGATGGGTCAGAACCAG TTTTTCGAATACACATCCCAGAATGAAATACGCTACAACACCCACCAGCCAGAAGGCTGCGTGGCAGTGGTGGAAGGAACAGACGTCCTCATCATGCATCTGTGTGAGAACACCACCCCAGAGGACCAGAAGTTCATCCTTCAGGAG GATGGTTCTCTATTTCATGTACCGTCCAAGAAATGTGTTCAGGCTGAGAGGAAGGACTTGAGTGACAGTTTCGTACCACTCTTACGAGACTGTACCAACTCGGATCATCAGAAATGGTTCTTCAGGGAACACATTGTGTGA